The Mugil cephalus isolate CIBA_MC_2020 chromosome 21, CIBA_Mcephalus_1.1, whole genome shotgun sequence genome includes the window ACCTCCCCCCACTTCCTTCCTCTCGGCTCCCATTGGCTGAGAGGCCTGGATGCTGGCAGTGTCTCAGACCAATAAGGCGTCTCCAAGGTGATGTCATGGAGGCAGCACTGATGCTGTTGCTGATGCTGTTGCCCGGCGCCTGCATCCTTACAGCCAGACTGGGGTAACCGTAGTCACGGGTCCACCATCACCATCAGagaagacagggacagagggggGGTAAGTCTTCAAAAACGGCTCCTTACATCTGTGTTTCGCTTTCCTCGGTTATGTTTCACTGCCCAGACGAATGTTGCCTCGGGTTTGTGAGTGCGTTGGTGGGGTGTAGCGGGGCGAGGGTGAGGACAGTGATGATGCAGTGATTCCTGCtggcaggagaaggaggaaaagggaacAGTGGGGGAGAACTCAGTGTACCCGCAAACTGTATAATATGAAACCTGTGTCATTTATTATTGATCCTCCATATGTTCAAATGAAGCTCTGTTTCTGCCTTgggaaggaggcagagaaggaTGGTGGGGGAGGAAAATGAGGGAGTTTGTATCTCTTCATGTgctggaaatgtgtgtgtgcgtatgtataaccagagaaagagagaggtagTGAAGAGAACAATCATTCGCAATTGTGAAAAGTTCTGATTTGTCTAATATTTTTGCCTGTCTTTGAACCTGCCACGTTCATTGTCTTCAGGGGTCTAGGttcattattgtgtgtgtgtacagtgtctTTGTATGTGGAGGTAAAAGGTAGAAAATGTAAATTAGTGTTTGTGGAATCCATTCGTCTCGCTTGGTCAATGTGCttcataaacattaacatgaaattGCCCATTTCCacatatgtttgtattttcttggtGATTACATGCGCTCTCAAAATTTCCAATTGACATATTAAAACTTTAGGGTGAAGTTGAAATATGTTGTTGTAACTGCATCTCCTGTAAGAAACCTGAATATTTCAATCTAAGTATCATTGGTAACAGACATAATCTGTTCAGGCGTCAGATTTAGTCGTGTGCTAATGGTTCTCACATGCTAATTTTCAGTATATACACTAcgagtcaaaagtttggacacactttcttattgaattgaatgagaaggcgTGTCccaacttttgactggtagtgtaggtAGTACATCAAATGCTAGTCCcgtggaaacaaaaacaagaagaaaaaatctgCCTGCGAAAATTAAGGTTCATCCGGGATGCTGGGCTGGGTGGGAAAAATGAGACCTTCTAGAAAGAAAGTCTGAAAGCAAAACCGCTGCCATATTAAAGTTCTGTTTGCTCTGGACTTTTGCCGACCATGCAGATCATTTTAGGAATATATTCTTTGAAACATAAAGCCCTGAGATTTTCTGCAGCTGGATAGATTTCAATAGATGATGACCAAAGTGATAAcactgtctgactgtctgacaTTAAGCTACAGACACTGCATGGTTATCTTAGCATAGCACGCTGATTCTGGACAGCGGGAAACACCTATCCTAGATGAAATTTACACACACCTCCAATACACTAATTAACAtgtaatttgtcaaaaaaattctttaaataaatatcgtCTTTGTACAGAACTCGTCACACTGCGTTATAAGGCCTGGTAGCCAGTTTCCACTCTGGCTGCTGactctgtgctaagctaagctaagcgaCGGCTGGATGTAGCTGCTTTCGCATGCTGTcctccagcaaaaaaaaaaaagttaaagtttaaagttaatgTTAAAGGTGATTACATGAATATGAGTAAAACCAGTAAGTTGTTGCAGTTTCTGTTATTGTAATGTGCAATCTCAAACCCTCAAACCAGGAGAAATGTTAGCTTCAGCACGATTGAAGGGCAGTGGTCCCCTGGGATGAAAAACCATGAATATCATAAAACTGCTTGATGAATAACCTCCCCTTGATAAGCCCGTCGCCAAAATTTCCCATCAACGCGaccccacatgctcccttcttgTGCACCAAGACCTTTACACGCtgttcactctctctctctgtgcgtACTGACAAGAAACTGGGCGCTCCTACTCCTGCAGGGAGCAGTGCATTGATCTGCAACCTGGGTGGTTTCACAAGATgagaagcagctgtgtgtgtgtgcgtgcacattCCGACAGTGAAGCAAAGCAGGGCATTTACTGCCTGATTAGGACGCGCgtctgcgtttgtgtgtgtgtgtgtgtgcacgcacatgtgctttgtgtgtgtccttgtgtgcgCCCATCCCACAGGGATCCATGTCAGAGCGTATGCTACTGCACGATATAATGAGATGGTTCTCCTCCTCAGTGTCATAGGTTGTCTCATTAGTATACTTCTGTCACTCTCCAGCCATTTATCAGCTGCCAgactgatagatagatagatagatagatagatagatagatagatagatagatagatagatagatagatagatagatagatagatagatctcaTAGTTGCCGTGAGCAATTTCTACAGTAATTAGCAGCATGCTAAAGCTATATAGCTGCAGCGAGGATATCTTAGCTTACCTTAGCATTAATACAGAAAGCAGGTGGAAACATCAAGCTTGACTTTCTCCcaaatttcaacattttaccTTGGCTGCAGCAAATAGAGGATAAAGAGCTGTGGCACTGAGGTTGATAATGTTCAATGAATCACAACATTCACAATGTTTCTCTTTCAAAGCAGCAACATGACGAGTTAGCCTCTCACTGTAATCAGGCGTGTTCCTGGCAGTGTTCCCAAACACAGCTAATGGTTTCCAGCCCAAATGCTGTCCCCAaaaccagcaacaacaacagcaacaacacacacaaaacgaaTTATATGATCAACAGTTTGTTTAGTGCTTTAACCACCCAGTGAGCTTACGCTATTGGAGCTACACAAAGCAATGCAGATGAAGCATAGAAATATCCAACAATGAAACGGCGGCAGCTTCTCACATCTGGCTAACTTGAAGACGTCTGAAGACGTCATGTGGTCCACTGATGGGTGGCAGATGGATCCCTCTCTACTAGACACTGAGATGGTTAATGTAGTTAACCTGCCACTGAGAATCGACAGTAGTGAAATTCAGGCTACTATCGGTGATACCAATCTGATATTGGTACTTGTAAATacacctaatgtgtctggtaaacctaaaaaatagTGTTTCAAATCACAGCTTTATGAAGAATACCAGAGTAATTTTCTTAGCTATTTTAAACTATATACTACTGTATGAggcagtggcctcatttactatatagctgagctaataaaacaacagaaaacccaaacagagacacaatcataaggtttgttgtgttgccacattttaattgtttagtagttttccactgtgttcctacattacctcaaatgacgGAAGTATCGAATGTAtggatattttgatttgagaatcgattttagagcataaagacctggtatcggaagtgtCGATATTTCGGTATCGATCCGGCACATCACTAATCGACAGGAGAGAGTGTGGGCTGCTTGTAAGAACTACTGGTATGGCCGGGCATCTCTAGTACACCAGAGAAAGGAGAAGtagaaaaaacaactgaaaacaagggtAACTGGACTCCTTTGGAGTACACAATGAGCTGGATTACAAAAGCTGAGacccttcacagacataaatgGCTCTACCCTCTTACATCACTGACAGTAGACATCTTCCTCTTCGCACTCACTTTCATAGACACTTGTAAGAAATAAAAGCGCTTTGGTCTTGTTTCAAATCAGCACTAAAAGCCTCATGATAAGAGAGCTGACATGCAAATGACTTCCAGAATTAAAGCAAATGTAATTAGTGCGTGCACCGGGCTGCGAAATGGTCAACAAGATGCACAGGGCACTCCCGGTCTCTCACGGGATCGAATGttccagagagagaaagcaaaaaGTATCTGAGCAATAAACACATTCAAGTATTTGTTTATGGGATCAAAAGTGAGCAGCAGTCCTACATAAAACGAtgtgtattttcatttaatcaagGGAAATGTAGCAGGGAAATGTGAGGCGGATAAATCATTGTGACCTATTTTCACTGCTCTTCAAGTCTGATACTTTATCCAGCTGGCTTAAAGATCTCATAGCATGAGAGATGCAGATTTATGGCACCCTTCATGTCCCATCAATTCGCTGTTGACGAGACCATCTGATAGACAGGGGGACAGACAGGGGGACAGACAGTGATAGCAGGTGGTGCCGACGTCTGCTGAGATCATTTGCAGCTTCTCGGCCTCAGCGCCGTCCACTTCACTTCACATGAGTGTTCACATTCATTGAAAATGTAACAGAATTATTGTTGAATTGCATTTCCTCTCTGTCGAGCAGCCAGTTGTTGATGCGTATAATCTGCGATTGTCCGTCTAATGTGTCACTGCGACATATTCAGCATACTGCAGCACCGTTTAAAGGTTTGACGAAGACTCCGAGCAGGTGGTGAAACAGGCTGGTGTCACGCCTCATTATTTATACCAACCTCTTCCTTTCTTGCATCCTCACAGAGATTTACAGTTCCTTGTGTCATGGCTGTAATTCAATTTAGAggcctggaagaaaaagaaaaaatgcctCCTTACTCCCTGTATTTTCCCCACTGTTACTTCAATTAGGTGCTTGAGGTTCACTGTGCAGACAGATGAGTGTGACACTAGATGCTAGCTGCTTTCATCTGAGTTTTGCAACACCGCAGGTGGTTTGATAGCCCACCATATGATGTAACAGTCTGACAATGGACCTGGATGGAGAATGGATGTTGCGAAAGGTTACCACACATGGCTGAGGCAGAAAAGCAAATCACCTTGACTTCCTCGAGTGAATACATCAAAACAAATGGAAGATTTATCATGTCTTTCAagttgcttttatttgtttgaggCCTGAATGCAATTGTTTGGTGGACTCGATGTCGAGAGTTAGTCCCACTACCCTTTTTTCACAATTAAGAGTGAAAAGAATGTGATGTACATTATTTCACACTGTCGGTTTCAGATTTTATGGAAATTTGTTCAAATTTTACAGTAAATTTAAATAGAAACTTACAGTGTATAGCGTAGTATCTAAACCTTTCAAATGAGTATTTGCATTTTCAGAGAAGGACATTTATTTCTAACttaaatgtatgtatgaataCGTGTCCAGTCCTATTCATAGATTTATGTTGTATGTGTTGGCAACAGGGATGCATTTTCCCACTGAAGGAACATACACAGCAGGAGGTCACTCCGTTCACTTTTAAACTAGATGATGATGTTTGATGAGGAAATTGGCTCCGAGTCTTTTACcatactgtaaatattaaatggTCTACTCTTATGTAGTGCTTTATGATGTCTCTCGCTCACCCATTCAAAGCTGCATGATGGTAAATGGTGGCAGAGTTGCCATTTCGAGGATTTCGGTGGACCCGTCTATTGAGTATGCatgaagatttattttccatttatttactTCCTTTATTTGATTTTTGCAGCCTGTcgattcattttaaagttgcAGACATCTATTCTTAATCTGCATATAGGATAGCGTCATCTACATGCTGTGGCTGTTGCTGTCAACTGTACAGAGCAGGGATGACAAACATTCGGCACAGGGGTCAAAACTGGTCCACTagagggtccagtctggcccGTGGGAAAAGTTTGCAGAGTGcgaaaattacattgaagacattaactgcaatttttcaagaAAACTAACTGTCCTAATTTggtatttttgtctgtttcagttGCGGACATAACACAACTCTGAGAACCAGAACtaaccagcagatggcagcaatgtgcggaaattgcacttatttttcttaagaaattcgTGCTTGTTCATAAAACGTTTTGCAAAAGGATGACGCAcatctttgcactaaaacaaagggaaacctCTGGAGTTGTCAATATTTATAGGTCAGGGTGCTGTTATCTTGCTGGTCTGACTCCGTTGACATCAAATAGGGTTGTATGTTGCCCCTCAACTAATATGAACTGGCATAGGGCTTGGTATAAATAACTCTCAGACACAGATTTGTTCTACTATTGGTAAAATTAAGTTtaataatgctaatgctacagGTTTTGTTAATTCTGTATTGAGACACTGCTTCTCAGATTCATCATGTGACCTTTGAAGCTGCCTCACTCAAGTCGTCCCCTCTGTctttgtccctgtccctgtgtggctctctctctctgacagagTGAGAAGGATCGTCAGCATCCGTGGAGAGTTACACGCACAGTGAGAAGATGACTCTGGCAGGTAAGTGCGGTCGCAGCAGAAACCCGCTCACCTCACAGCTCCCCTCTCCTTCACTGCATATACCGCACTGCTGAGTTCAGATTCACCACCTGCCACACCTCCTGTCATGACTGTTATTACTACATAATGAGAACGAGTAGTCGCCGTCACCGAAGAGGACAGTGACATCATTGGTCATGATTCCGTCTGAGTTAACAAAATGTCTGTGTCCTCAGCCTATAAAGAGAAGGTCaaagagctccccctggtgtctctGTTCTGCTCCTGCCTGAACCCACAAACAGCAGAGAAGCCTACTTACAAAGCAGAAGGTAAAAGAAATCTCCTTCACGCTGACTTTAAAGATTATAAGTATGTCCAGCCATCACAGCCAGTGGTCACAGGTCATTCTGGGTAATGTTAACATAGAAGAGATAGTAGTTAAACAAGAAACCACGTGATGCACCCCAAACATTtcatagtaaataaataatagctgcAATTCCACACCACAGATGCGGTGGACTTGGGCTGGTGCGTCATTAAAGACGTGGAAGTGATTGAGCTGAACAAGCGGGCATCCGGCCAGGCCTTCGAGGTCATCCTCAAGCCCCCGTCCTTCGACGGCGTGCCAGAACTCAACGCCTCCATGCCGCAGCGCCGCGACCCCTCGCTGGAGGAGATCCAGAAGAAGCTGGAGGCCGCCGAGGAGAGGCGGAAGGTGAGGCGGCATCGCCGCAGCCACCAGGAACCAAGCTGGACGCGTGGCCTAAACCGTAACCCCCCGACCCCTGCTATTTGCGGCACATTCAAGCATTGTCAGGCATCTGTCGACATCTGTCGACATCTGTCGACGTGATTTATGagctgaggagaaaaaagggaggaagcgGATGAAAGGAAAGTAGGAGGGGAGCACTGGAGTGGACgcaaggaagggagggaagttGAGCAGGGGGAAGGTGGGAGGATGAAAAGAGGGACATGAAAGTACAAGGACGATGCGgtgaggacacaaacacaatggCTCATGTTCATCAAGCAGACAGGATggtggagagagggggaggagggaaagaggaaaggTGAGGGTGACGAGAGGTAAATTACAGCTGAGTTTAGGGACTGCTCACCGCAGCATCAGGGTAACTCAAATGATTTTCACGgatcacacaaaaacaggaaaaaaaaagaatagtaaAGTAAACTCAACatttactcaaaaacaaaacagtgactcGTAATATCACAATTCTCAGGTGGAACTTCCTCTACACGGTTCCTCGGCCTGTATTTTTAATCTTTACAGCATATTTTCTGACATGCGACTGATGCCTGTATGCTAACAGAAAAGAGGTGGTCTGCATCTCACTGTAGCTACACGCTCAGTCGTAGTTTGGTTGTAAGTCACCTGAGGACTCCAGCCTTAACATTCTGCCATCTCCCTCTAGTGCCAGGAGGCTGAGCTGCTGAAGCACCTGGCGGAGAAGAGGGAGCACGAGCGCGAGGTCATCCAGAAGGCCTTTGAGGAGAACAACAACTTCATCAAGAATGCCAAGGAGAAACTGGAGCAGAAGATGGAGGCCAACAAGGAGAACAGGGAGGCCCTGCTGGCGGCCATGCTGGAGAGGCTGCAGGAGAAGGTACTGCAGAGATATTGAATTTCGTTAGGTTttaagggggaaaaacacatttgtctcaTGCATAACTAGCGGTTTAGCGTCTAAACTTTCAACACGTCGGGTTTTGAAATTCAGTAGTTTGTTAAAGTTTTAGACAGGtgtttttaaaaccaaattgtgacaaatgacaaaaacaacagagagagggGGTTGGGGGAGTTGCGTGCTGAGAGTCTGCAGGgcctgttcagtccaaaaggagagacGAAGGAGTGAATGATGTTGTCTCTTAGGCACGGTTGCCCACCTTTATTGACTTTCATGTCTTTAGACgcagtttctttcttcattttgtaAACCAGCCGGTAGCTTTGTGAaacagtagtttgacattaaagcaccCCTGAAGCTCTGACCTTAGAATCGTTCCTGGTCAGATCAGCAAGACTAAATGTGTTACACTCACACATGAAATACATTAACTAGGCTATAGAAAACGATGACATGTGCTAAAAGCATGTGAAGCCATTATATCGGTGACAGACAGAGTAAGCCACAGACATGTGTCAAAAACACGACCCACTTTGTGAGAGATTGCACAATCTGAGGTGaggtggggtgaggtggggtgaggtgaggtgaggttcACTGCTGCCCTGTATTTAGTATACAGTCAGTGATGTTTATGGCGTTTTTAACGCTTAATGAACAAACCAACAGATAAATAGTATAACTTATTTTATCAATAGTATTACTGGAATGAGTTTGTTGTCATTCATTTTCGTGAGTGTCTCACCTGCCTCCTCTGACCACGTCTCTGGTCTACACTCTTGGTTTCTCCACCACGTGTCGACCATTGCACAGTAATCCTGTCAGGGCATTGTGTTATAGATAGGCCAACCTGGTCCCAGATGTAACACTCTCAGTCCTGGGTGGCCTTATATTTAgataaggggggaaaaaagaaaacctcagCTTAACTGATGTATTTCTCATTCATATTTTGCCTCCGGATAGCCTCTCCTACCATAAACATCATCGTGTTTACTAATGTAACAcaaaaggatgtttttttttttttttagcagccaGCCAATAGCTTTTCATGTAAAATGGAAGCAGTAGAAAGCGCCTTACATGGCCTCTCTCCCCACCAGTCCCTCTGAAGACCACATGTTGGTGTgtcttattttgtcattttgtcatttgtacCATAAAAAGCACGTACGTCTGGCAACAAACTTCTTTGTTGCCAGACAACTTGCACTCGGCAAGTTAGTGGTCTCAGCCAAGAAATACTCCAGCACATAGTCTACAGTAAATCAGAAAACTGTTTATACCGCCTCAGCCACAGATGAACAGATGCAACAGTGATGCATTTTTCAGAAACTTTCCTTTAATGGTTGCGACACAGTATTATTGGaatgtaaatttaaacatttccttGGGTTCATTTCCAGCTTGCCCTTCAGTTTTGCCATTGTTCAAAAGCTCAAAAAGTTATTGACCATAGAGGAAAATAGAGTTTTGTTCTGGTCTCAGTTGCGTGGTCAAATCTTGAACCTGAACTATGAGCAGCTGCCGAGCTGCTCCGTCGTTTCTGCAGGCCCTCCGTCATTAATGCAAACACATTCATGAATGCTAATGGCGCTAATGCTGCTGTACCTGTGTTCGTCTGGCAGGACAAACACGCCGAAGAAGTGAGGAAGAacaaggagatgaaggaggaggccTGCCGGTAGACGAGTGGAGCAAGGGAGCcaaaagagaggaagagcgAGACTGggagtatttgttttttcttttgagtctgtgggaaaaaaagaaaagaaagaaagaaagatggggaaaaaacagtgcaggaaggaaaaaagaactCAACAACAGCGACTCTAAAACAAAGTCTGGACGGTGGGTTTTCATATATGATGTGTGCTGTAATAATTCTCAACAAGCTGTACAAAGATTAGCTAACTGTCAATGTTCaaatttctcttttgtcttgtaGAGGAAAACGGGTGGGGCATTTTGGATTTTTAAGAGGGACTGCTGGGATAATTTGGTGAAGAGCGAAAGTGAAATCTAGGCAGTAGTGAGCAAACAGTTTAACTATAGCTCTctcatttctgttgtttcttcGGCCAGAGAGCAGGACATTGTGATGTGTGACATTTCGCATCATCGgctgattgtgttttttcttgctgCTGGTGAGGCCGGCAACACAACCAAAGACACGGTTTTCTCCAGTCAGCCTGTGACACAGTTTAAATCTAAATGGTTAACAACATGTTTTAGTGATGTCATGGAATAAGGATAAGGATAAGGGCGGGAGGTCCTTCATTGACACTACAGGGCATGAAATAACACGCCACGAGGAAAAAATGTTACTCACATGCTATTACACGATACAAGGAAGGAAAAACTATGATGCATGTTTAATGAAATTGGACATGCAGATGCCATTTGGGAGCTCCATTCAGACACAACCAACCCAGTTCAGATCTAACAGTGCTCTTCTACCAGACAGTACGCATAGACGGGACGTAACACACAAGCTTCTTCTGTTTCCAAATTCATCATAAAATCCGGTTTCCCTTGGTCCACATCCCTCATGCTAATTCTTcactgcagcatttttttctatctgtcctgggatgtgtgtgtctgctaaGCTCAGTGAGTCCTCTCACCAAATGATTGTGAAACGGAGAATCCAGGTTTCGTTTTCTTAACAATGTGCTAGAgagagtaaaagaaagaaaaaaaagtgagaaaaagctCGAAAGAAGCGAGGAAGCTCTGCTGTGTTCTGCCGTTGTCGGGCTCTCTGTGAAACTTTAGCTGTAGCGTAGCCGTAGATCAGTGACATGCATTTGAGTCTCTTAGATTTAGAGCACTGATTGCACTCTTATTTCGTTAAGCACAATTCAGAAGCACACATGCATACGAGAAGGACAGTGAACACTTACAGTAAAAACAGCAGGTGACAGCAGTTCTCGCGTATTTGGTCTTGAAAGTGCGACTCCGGGGCTTATCTGGCTAACcagcagtttttctttgctttggcATGTGTCACTGTGCTCTGATTGATAGTTCAATGATTCTCAAAGGTGTCTGAAAGTGCTTAAAGAAAGGTGGAATTTGTTGTTGAGTCATACTGACTTTACTGAATATGTCTCAAACGTTTGCACTGTAGAAGGGGGAAGTGGTGACGCGGGGGTTTGTATTTGCTGTAACTGTGTGTTGCTCTATATCTTCAAGGCTGGATTGATTGTATCTATTTGGCATGGTCAGTAAAAACAGCTTGACTGAACTCACCTTTTGTTCTGGTTCTCATCATTTGCAGATTCGCCGGTCAACTATCAGACCAGATTTGGGCAGTGCTCCCTTGCAGATCGTTacttttctttgctttattaCGTGCATTATATTGACTGTGGTGTTATATTGACACTGACAGTGTATATTGTAAATGTGGATAAAGCAAATGAGCTACAATATGAtgtataaaattatatatatttaataaggCGTTGTATGCCAATGACAAAACATAATGAAGAACATCAcgttcacaaaacaaaattcaaaacacaatttattgtTAACAGCATGACTTTTTTCAGATATAATGTAACTACTACTAACTACAACTAACTGCAGTttctcaggtctaggttcagcaacattatgcccaaagtcagctgactacctgaatataccgaatgaccaggttattccatcaatggatatttttcttccctgatgacacggacatattccaagatgacatgaccaggattcatggggctcaaattgtgaatgAGTGGTTCAGGGAACacgagacatcattttcactcaTGGTTTGGCcgccacagagtccagaccagaacTGATAATCACTGATAATCTTTGgtatgtgctggagaaggctttgagCAGCGGTCAGGCTCTcccatcatcaacacaagatcttGGTGTAAAATTAATACAACacttttttggaaataaatcagATGATTCTTATgcaaacaatgccacagtgaatatgtgctgtaatcaaagctaaaccaaccaaatattagagtgtgtgaccttttttttgttggcggcaactttttttttttttttggccaggcagtatATATCTAATAACGTCCTAGTTTAAAACTCAGACTGCCTTCAAAAATATCAagtatgtgtgtttaaaaatgtgtattttacagtgtaacagTGTTTGCCAGACACTGTAAGCTGCTTTAAGCCATTTTTTGCCACTAGGGAGCACAGAAAAGCACAGGCCTTTGCAACTGCCAGCAGAGCAGGATCGTACGACTAACATGTTAAAAGCTAGGTCACACAGGAAAGCAGCACAGCTAGAATTCATCCATGAGCGAAAAGGTGAACAGAAATTACATGCAGGGTTCGCTGTTAACTAGCTGAGCTAACGCGACTAGCGAGGAACACGCTAGCACTAAAAAGTCACAGTACTCCAAAAAGACTCATTCAAATTATACAGTCATTTGATAACTTAAAATATTGCATatctgaaatgaataaaaactgcGTTCACAGCACCATGAAAGAATTTCAGTCTGTTACTGCTGGGGTATGATGCTGGGCCTCACACAGGTGCAGCCCACGGCGACCGTTTCTGTCCCCAGCATGAAGTCGTACCTTTTCCTTGCCTTCTTCCCTTCATGGGACTTTTTGGAGTGGCTTTTTCTTAGAACTCTGCAGTGGGTTAGAAAAAATCAAATCTTATACTTTATCAGATTATAACGCATTAAAGTATAAGATTTAGCTGAATTTGATTGTACTGGAAGTGTCTATGGATGAAAGCGAAATTAACTGCAGTAACTCAGTCGGCCTAATTCAATTTTTGTAATCCCATTAAATTTAACACAATAAATGCAATGGCTGATTCTGAGCCTTGAGGCTGCACACGGCATACAAATGAACGGCTTTGATATTCTGTTCAATTCACAATAAAATGACTGTGTGAAAAGCTATGGGTGCTTTCACCTCCATTTTATACCgtgtaaaacaaataagaataaaaatcattttaaatctgaacaaaacgatgatttctatatttttaagTACCTCTGATCTTGTCGCTCGGTATTTGCGATAGGAATAAACTTGATTTATGTAAATGACGCAGCACTGCACGTAACATCTGAAACTTCTTACTCATTTTAGGACGTTCAGATTCTTATCGGACAGTGCCATCAGGGAGGCGTTCCACAGAATGACAACAATGGCAGATATGCAGACAAAGTCTTGCGAAATCTTGATCTCAATATTGAATGctcaggaggagacagacatGTCAAACATTGAGCTGTGGCATTACTTTTGAAAGCATCCTCACTTTATATTCTTATTTAGCCTGGGCTGTACTGTAAACCACCAGTTTATATTTCTGGATGATGCATTCTGCTATAATCCACCCCGGGCATCCTGTTTCAACAGGAAATTTATCCAAATTGCACTTCATTGACTTCCTGAACGACCTCACTATACATTGCAGCATGCACAAGGGAGCGACCCCgggtccagtgacaaaatcagaggCAGAGCTAACTGGAAAGTGTTGCAGACTACAGACGCTCACCTTTTGAGAACCAGGACCTGATAGTAGATGGGTTTCGCCTCGAGGGCTTGATCCTCGCCTCCCCCCTGCAGGCTCAGGCAGCCAGTGGTGAGGCACTCAGCGTGTGCCATTACTTTAGGAAAACGAGATGGCACGTCCTCCTCTC containing:
- the stmn4 gene encoding stathmin-4 codes for the protein MTLAAYKEKVKELPLVSLFCSCLNPQTAEKPTYKAEDAVDLGWCVIKDVEVIELNKRASGQAFEVILKPPSFDGVPELNASMPQRRDPSLEEIQKKLEAAEERRKCQEAELLKHLAEKREHEREVIQKAFEENNNFIKNAKEKLEQKMEANKENREALLAAMLERLQEKDKHAEEVRKNKEMKEEACR
- the il17a/f3 gene encoding interleukin 17a/f3, which translates into the protein MLLALRALLVLGLASLLCAARKDQMVSSRLGWGSGLKVNRVKLVLDPSVLPLSTQRSSSDIANMSLTPWKYREEDVPSRFPKVMAHAECLTTGCLSLQGGGEDQALEAKPIYYQVLVLKRVLRKSHSKKSHEGKKARKRYDFMLGTETVAVGCTCVRPSIIPQQ